Proteins co-encoded in one Opitutus terrae PB90-1 genomic window:
- a CDS encoding TonB-dependent receptor yields MLMKPQAFDVARWRHFVLSGLCAAIVTVPVLAQTATPSSDSAAPRADDEVITLPQFTVSGEAADRYRAADAVSAVRVRAPLLETPSTITVLTRDMIDDLAPSRLFDVTRYAAGVQEGRGIQFQDRMILRGFESNGQRVVDNFLQPDDADNITEVVIDRLEISKGPNAILSPAGGPGGAVNVITKSPLYRRQRSVTGVIGLFDAQKLTLDMTDAFSPGSKAAYRFIGSIQDTRRYWSDDARMRNKALAPMFTYKISDRTQLTVKLIGSTQWIFREPLLIIDPRVGPQTDDPYLAPGLSKKGRNGIQPWSHTAVDTADLFALLTTSFNENISLRVAANGRYYFTDSVQEFITLPGLNNTRYQPLTGEFTQDYVWSMVNGQPVSTFSPLFQPGNIPVRGDAQWTRLRYANLQSDLAARYNFPGVTTQTVGGVAVSRRLSVNKVKSGTLPGIDLSRPYVAATPIWDSNLYANNVGNFTNWQAYVNERLGFLDDRVQATGGILHYDTYTYARNAINATNAPSILDDAKNVWMASLLVKVQPNASVYYSHSTNSSPVIANNQPLWRDGVQDEVGFKTEWFNQRLAFNAAYFEISQTNVTTPNPERQTNPSAPEQIVQDLNNHGYEFELTGGITNNLSVLAAYSQLKMRDSLGRHVRAVADRNASILLNYRFTEGAPKGLSLSLGVSYSGRRAGDAPPAYTIASVPAKTSFFLKPYYVTNFSASYTWHDYVFRLYVDNVLDDSGYIQQAGGRVSGTGITTAPGMNVKFSTTWNF; encoded by the coding sequence ATGCTGATGAAACCCCAAGCATTCGACGTGGCGCGCTGGCGCCACTTCGTTCTCTCCGGCCTCTGCGCCGCAATTGTTACCGTTCCGGTCCTTGCCCAAACCGCCACCCCCTCCTCGGACTCCGCCGCACCACGGGCGGATGACGAGGTGATTACGCTGCCGCAGTTCACCGTGTCCGGCGAAGCCGCCGACCGGTATCGCGCAGCCGACGCCGTGTCCGCCGTCCGCGTCCGCGCCCCGCTGCTCGAGACCCCGAGCACGATCACGGTCCTCACCCGCGACATGATCGATGATCTGGCACCGTCCCGCCTCTTCGATGTCACCCGCTACGCCGCGGGCGTGCAGGAAGGTCGCGGCATTCAGTTCCAGGATCGCATGATCCTCCGCGGTTTTGAGAGCAACGGCCAGCGCGTCGTCGACAACTTCCTGCAACCGGACGATGCCGACAACATCACCGAGGTGGTGATCGATCGCCTCGAAATCTCGAAGGGCCCGAACGCCATCCTTTCGCCCGCCGGCGGTCCCGGTGGCGCGGTGAACGTGATCACGAAATCGCCGCTCTATCGCCGCCAGCGCAGCGTGACCGGAGTCATCGGCTTGTTCGACGCGCAGAAGCTCACGCTCGACATGACCGACGCCTTCTCCCCCGGCAGCAAGGCCGCCTACCGGTTCATCGGTTCGATCCAGGACACCCGGCGTTACTGGTCCGACGATGCACGCATGCGCAACAAGGCCCTCGCGCCGATGTTCACCTACAAGATCTCCGACCGCACGCAGCTGACGGTGAAGCTCATCGGCTCGACCCAGTGGATCTTCCGCGAGCCGCTGCTGATCATCGATCCGCGCGTCGGCCCGCAGACCGACGATCCGTACCTGGCGCCCGGTCTCTCCAAGAAGGGCCGCAACGGCATCCAGCCGTGGAGTCACACCGCCGTCGACACCGCCGACCTGTTCGCACTGCTCACCACGAGTTTTAACGAGAACATCAGTCTGCGCGTCGCCGCCAACGGCCGCTATTACTTCACCGATTCCGTGCAGGAGTTCATCACGCTGCCCGGCTTGAACAACACGCGCTACCAGCCGCTCACCGGCGAGTTCACCCAGGACTACGTCTGGTCGATGGTCAACGGCCAGCCGGTCTCGACCTTCTCGCCGCTGTTCCAGCCGGGGAACATCCCCGTCCGCGGTGATGCGCAATGGACGCGGCTGCGTTACGCCAATCTGCAGTCGGACCTCGCCGCGCGCTACAATTTCCCAGGGGTGACCACGCAGACGGTCGGCGGCGTCGCCGTCTCGCGCCGGCTCAGCGTCAACAAGGTCAAGAGCGGCACCCTGCCCGGCATCGATCTCAGCCGTCCCTACGTGGCCGCGACTCCGATCTGGGACTCGAATCTTTACGCGAACAACGTCGGCAACTTCACCAACTGGCAGGCCTACGTGAACGAGCGGCTCGGGTTCCTCGATGACCGCGTCCAGGCGACCGGCGGCATCCTGCACTACGACACTTACACCTACGCGCGCAACGCCATCAACGCCACCAACGCCCCCAGCATCCTCGACGATGCGAAGAACGTCTGGATGGCCAGCTTGCTGGTGAAGGTGCAACCCAACGCGTCGGTCTACTACAGCCACTCGACCAATTCCTCGCCCGTCATCGCCAACAACCAGCCGCTGTGGCGCGACGGCGTGCAGGACGAGGTCGGCTTCAAGACCGAGTGGTTCAACCAGCGGCTCGCGTTCAACGCCGCCTATTTCGAGATCTCGCAGACCAACGTCACGACGCCCAATCCCGAACGGCAGACGAACCCAAGCGCGCCGGAGCAGATCGTGCAGGATCTGAACAATCACGGCTACGAGTTCGAACTCACCGGCGGCATCACCAACAACCTGTCGGTGCTCGCCGCCTATTCGCAGCTGAAGATGCGCGACTCGCTCGGCCGCCACGTGCGCGCCGTCGCGGATCGCAATGCCTCGATCTTGTTGAACTACCGGTTTACCGAGGGCGCGCCAAAGGGCCTGTCGCTGAGCCTCGGCGTCAGCTACAGCGGCCGTCGCGCCGGCGACGCTCCGCCCGCCTACACGATCGCGAGCGTCCCCGCCAAAACGAGCTTCTTCCTGAAGCCGTATTACGTGACGAACTTCAGCGCGTCCTACACCTGGCACGATTACGTCTTCCGACTCTACGTCGACAACGTGCTCGATGATAGCGGCTACATCCAGCAGGCCGGCGGGCGCGTGTCCGGCACCGGTATCACCACCGCTCCCGGGATGAACGTGAAGTTCTCCACGACCTGGAACTTTTAG
- the asnS gene encoding asparagine--tRNA ligase encodes MLKPTTVKDALHSESAQDTILVHGWVRTRRDAKTFSFLELNDGSCLKNLQVIAPATLANYTDVQHLTTGASVTVRGKLVPSQGQGQKWEVTAEDVTVIGTADATYPLQKKGHTPEFLREIAHLRPRSNLFGAVFRTRSRLAFAIHRFFQERGFVYVHTPIITGSDCEGAGELFRVTTHDLANPPKREDGLIDDAKDFFARRTYLTVSGQLEAEAFACALGKVYTFGPTFRAENSNTSRHANEFWMIEPEVAFCDLQGNMDLAEEFVKALIREVRTNCAEDLELFAKFVDKELLARLDFVLERPFQRVSYTEAIELLKKSGKQFEYPVEYGTNLQSEHERYLTEVVFKCPTTVYNYPKEIKPFYMRLNDDDKTVTAMDVLVPGIGEIVGGSQREERLDVLEANMRRHGVDPKDYGWYLDLRRYGTVPHAGFGLGFERMLMFVTGVPNIRDVIPFARTPGNAAF; translated from the coding sequence ATGCTTAAACCGACCACGGTCAAGGACGCGCTCCACAGCGAGTCCGCCCAAGACACCATCCTCGTTCACGGCTGGGTGCGGACCCGGCGTGACGCCAAGACGTTTTCGTTCCTCGAACTCAACGACGGCTCGTGCCTGAAAAACCTGCAGGTGATCGCGCCGGCGACGCTGGCCAACTACACGGACGTGCAACACCTGACCACCGGGGCGTCCGTGACCGTCCGCGGTAAGCTGGTGCCGTCGCAGGGCCAGGGGCAAAAGTGGGAGGTCACGGCGGAGGATGTGACCGTGATCGGCACGGCGGATGCGACTTATCCACTGCAGAAGAAAGGACACACACCGGAGTTTCTGCGCGAGATCGCGCACCTGCGGCCACGGTCGAACCTGTTCGGCGCGGTGTTCCGGACGCGGAGTCGGCTGGCGTTTGCGATCCACCGGTTTTTCCAGGAGCGCGGATTCGTCTACGTGCACACGCCGATCATCACCGGCAGCGATTGCGAAGGGGCGGGCGAATTGTTCCGGGTGACAACGCACGACCTCGCGAATCCGCCGAAGCGCGAGGATGGCTTGATCGACGACGCGAAGGACTTTTTCGCGCGGCGCACGTATCTCACGGTGAGCGGGCAACTCGAGGCGGAGGCCTTCGCCTGCGCGCTGGGGAAGGTCTACACCTTCGGTCCGACGTTCCGGGCGGAGAATTCGAACACCTCGCGGCATGCGAATGAGTTTTGGATGATCGAGCCCGAGGTGGCGTTCTGCGACCTGCAGGGGAATATGGATCTCGCCGAGGAGTTCGTGAAGGCGCTGATCCGCGAGGTGAGGACGAACTGCGCCGAGGACCTCGAGCTGTTTGCCAAGTTCGTCGACAAGGAACTGCTGGCGCGGCTGGACTTCGTGCTCGAGCGGCCGTTTCAGCGCGTGAGCTACACGGAGGCGATCGAGCTATTGAAGAAGAGCGGCAAGCAGTTCGAGTATCCCGTCGAGTATGGCACGAACCTGCAGTCGGAGCACGAGCGTTACCTGACGGAAGTCGTCTTCAAATGTCCGACGACGGTCTACAACTATCCGAAGGAGATAAAGCCGTTCTACATGCGGCTGAACGACGACGACAAAACGGTGACGGCGATGGACGTGCTGGTGCCGGGGATCGGCGAAATCGTCGGCGGCAGTCAGCGTGAAGAGCGGCTCGACGTGCTCGAAGCGAACATGCGCCGGCACGGAGTCGATCCGAAGGACTACGGGTGGTATCTCGATCTGCGCCGCTACGGTACCGTGCCGCACGCGGGGTTTGGGCTCGGGTTCGAGCGGATGCTGATGTTCGTCACAGGAGTGCCGAATATCCGCGATGTGATCCCGTTCGCGCGGACGCCGGGGAATGCAGCGTTCTGA
- the thrH gene encoding bifunctional phosphoserine phosphatase/homoserine phosphotransferase ThrH, with the protein MKQSIVTLDMEGVLTPEIWIAVAERTGIPELRRTTRDEPDYDKLMLYRIDILDRHGITLSKIQEVIGTLQPLTGAVDFLNALRGRVQFLILSDTFEQFAVPLLRQLGWPTLFCHRLVVQNDRITGYQLRMPDQKKQAVQALQSLRYNVIAAGDSFNDTSMLCQADSGILFHAPENVIKQFPQLPAVHDYADLLKLIESRL; encoded by the coding sequence GTGAAACAAAGCATCGTCACCCTCGACATGGAAGGCGTTCTCACGCCCGAGATTTGGATCGCTGTCGCCGAACGCACCGGCATCCCCGAACTGCGTCGCACGACCCGTGACGAACCCGACTACGACAAACTCATGCTCTACCGGATCGACATACTCGACCGGCACGGAATTACCCTCTCCAAGATTCAAGAGGTCATCGGCACCCTGCAACCACTCACCGGTGCCGTCGACTTCCTCAATGCGCTTCGCGGCCGCGTGCAATTCCTCATCCTTTCCGACACGTTTGAGCAATTCGCCGTGCCGCTGCTGCGCCAGCTTGGCTGGCCAACCTTGTTCTGCCACCGGCTCGTGGTGCAGAACGACCGGATCACCGGCTACCAGCTGCGCATGCCGGACCAGAAGAAACAGGCCGTGCAGGCGCTGCAGTCGCTCCGCTACAATGTCATCGCGGCCGGCGATTCGTTCAACGACACGTCCATGCTCTGCCAGGCCGACAGCGGGATCCTCTTCCACGCACCGGAGAACGTGATCAAGCAGTTTCCGCAGCTCCCGGCCGTCCACGACTACGCCGACCTACTGAAGCTGATCGAGTCCCGCCTGTAG
- a CDS encoding DUF6298 domain-containing protein — protein MIRLRLLVCGVWLAMGAASLRAAVEEPTLPPIDFSHAGYRGGDGAIPEVPSVVRVKPSGGDDTALLQAAIDHVGALPARGDGGRGAVLLEPGRFRVSGSLQLRADGVVLRGSTDPQSPSVVLATGVGRRTLIQVGHQGAPATARAVPVMADAAVGARRLRVDDVTGFATGDRVVVERPSTAEWIAALGMNTDKGNFVADRTHWKPGSRNLVWDRTIVAIDVPAKELELNAPITAALEQRFGGGSVAKVTDARIVRHVGIEQLVLESEFAADRPLDEEHSWIAVAIDSAEDAWVRKVTARHFVSSAVRVGPRARRVTVEDCRSEQPVSEIGGYRRLSFYVEGQQVLVQRCAAEQSVNGFGLGFCAAGPNVFLDCVAREAKGASGAYESWNAGTLFERVTIEGAALRLTREMQRTQGGGWTAGNSVVWNCRAEAIEVQGPDGAPVVERTAEESLYASQLAKRRGNAATRAAPNQRVEGNALHLAEVSELQFEPTPEAPKPVHPLEIVGGRFVVDGRVVWGGQFNSAWWKGQQSPAIAAETSGRSVTRFMPGRIGRGLTEDLEQLAADMIERDMPFYTGGPGLWYDRRRDDHLKIPRADGNVWAPFYELPWARSGQGVAWDGLSKYDLARFNPWYFGRMREFARVCGEHGLVLHYNLYNTHNILETFAHYVEYPWRTANCINDIGLPEPVKLDPKETVHRSDVIYNVDHPGRRALHRAYIFHTLDQLGDQPNVVLSLAFQFAGPLAFQEFFLDTVAEWEREHGRSVTIELITSKDITDAILADPVRARQIDVIDMRYWQRQPDGTLWAPRGDVNLAFREQNTVLFGKGVDTPPDTTPLAVYRAVREYRDRFPQKPIVAWHGGCGPIPVLMAGGAQALMRNPSAGQSQGGARDDAAFNRWVRDELSAVLMRMAPRDGWVAEPDTAWCLADDRGENVLIYSLAGESIRLDRAIDKSDGGATRGVWFDPKNGETKPAKIGSTVAGAVIVKPSTGAWALRVWGI, from the coding sequence ATGATCCGATTACGCCTGTTGGTTTGCGGAGTTTGGCTCGCGATGGGCGCGGCGAGTTTGCGGGCGGCCGTGGAGGAACCGACGCTGCCGCCCATCGATTTTTCGCATGCAGGCTATCGCGGGGGCGACGGCGCGATTCCAGAGGTGCCGTCAGTGGTGCGCGTAAAACCGAGCGGCGGCGATGACACCGCGCTGCTGCAGGCGGCGATCGATCATGTCGGCGCGTTGCCGGCGCGCGGCGATGGTGGGCGCGGAGCGGTCCTGCTGGAGCCAGGACGCTTCCGCGTCTCCGGATCGCTGCAACTGCGCGCGGATGGCGTCGTGCTGCGCGGAAGCACCGATCCGCAGTCACCGAGTGTCGTCCTCGCGACGGGGGTTGGGCGGCGAACGTTGATCCAGGTTGGTCACCAAGGCGCGCCGGCTACGGCGCGGGCCGTGCCGGTGATGGCGGATGCGGCGGTGGGTGCGCGGCGGTTGCGCGTGGATGACGTGACCGGATTTGCGACGGGCGATCGCGTGGTGGTGGAACGGCCGAGTACGGCGGAGTGGATCGCGGCGCTCGGAATGAACACGGACAAGGGAAATTTCGTCGCGGACCGGACGCACTGGAAACCGGGTTCGCGCAATCTGGTGTGGGATCGGACGATCGTGGCGATCGACGTGCCGGCGAAGGAGCTCGAGCTCAACGCGCCGATCACGGCGGCGCTGGAACAGCGGTTTGGCGGTGGCTCGGTGGCCAAGGTGACGGATGCGCGAATCGTCCGACACGTCGGGATCGAGCAGCTCGTGCTGGAGAGCGAGTTTGCGGCGGACCGGCCGCTGGATGAGGAGCATTCATGGATCGCGGTGGCGATCGATAGCGCGGAGGACGCGTGGGTGCGCAAGGTGACAGCGCGGCACTTCGTGAGCTCGGCGGTGCGCGTGGGGCCGCGGGCGCGGCGCGTGACGGTGGAGGACTGCCGGAGTGAGCAGCCGGTGTCGGAGATCGGCGGCTATCGGCGGTTGAGTTTTTATGTGGAAGGCCAGCAGGTGCTCGTGCAGCGCTGCGCGGCCGAGCAGAGCGTGAATGGGTTCGGGCTGGGGTTCTGCGCGGCGGGGCCGAACGTTTTTTTGGACTGCGTGGCGCGCGAGGCGAAAGGTGCGAGCGGCGCGTATGAAAGCTGGAACGCGGGAACGTTGTTCGAACGCGTGACGATCGAAGGCGCGGCGCTGCGGCTAACGCGGGAGATGCAGCGTACGCAGGGCGGCGGCTGGACGGCAGGGAATTCTGTCGTGTGGAATTGTCGGGCTGAAGCGATCGAGGTGCAGGGACCGGACGGCGCGCCGGTGGTCGAGCGTACGGCGGAGGAATCGCTGTATGCGAGTCAGCTCGCGAAGCGGCGGGGTAATGCGGCTACGCGGGCTGCGCCGAACCAGCGCGTTGAGGGCAACGCGCTCCACCTCGCGGAGGTGTCGGAGTTACAGTTTGAGCCGACGCCGGAAGCGCCCAAGCCGGTGCACCCGCTGGAGATCGTGGGTGGACGGTTCGTGGTGGACGGCCGCGTGGTGTGGGGCGGGCAATTCAATTCGGCGTGGTGGAAAGGGCAGCAGTCGCCAGCGATTGCGGCGGAGACGAGCGGGCGGAGCGTGACCCGGTTCATGCCGGGCCGGATCGGCCGCGGGCTCACCGAAGATCTGGAGCAACTCGCGGCCGACATGATCGAGCGCGACATGCCGTTCTACACCGGCGGGCCGGGGCTGTGGTATGACCGGCGGCGCGATGATCACCTGAAAATTCCGCGGGCCGACGGGAACGTCTGGGCGCCGTTTTACGAGCTGCCGTGGGCGCGCAGCGGGCAGGGCGTGGCGTGGGATGGGTTGAGCAAGTACGATCTGGCGCGATTCAATCCGTGGTATTTTGGCCGGATGCGCGAGTTCGCGCGGGTGTGCGGCGAGCACGGGCTCGTGCTGCACTACAACCTCTACAACACGCACAACATCCTCGAGACGTTTGCGCACTACGTGGAATACCCATGGCGGACGGCGAACTGCATCAACGACATCGGGCTGCCCGAGCCGGTGAAGCTGGATCCGAAGGAGACGGTGCACCGGTCGGACGTGATCTACAACGTGGACCACCCGGGTCGACGCGCGCTGCACCGCGCTTACATTTTTCACACGCTGGATCAACTCGGTGATCAGCCTAACGTGGTGCTTTCATTGGCGTTTCAGTTCGCGGGGCCGCTGGCGTTCCAGGAGTTCTTCCTCGACACCGTGGCCGAGTGGGAACGCGAACACGGGCGGTCGGTGACGATCGAGCTGATCACGAGCAAGGACATCACGGATGCGATCCTGGCGGATCCGGTACGCGCGCGGCAGATCGACGTGATTGATATGCGCTACTGGCAGCGGCAGCCGGATGGGACGCTGTGGGCGCCGCGCGGAGACGTGAACCTCGCGTTTCGCGAGCAGAACACGGTGTTGTTCGGCAAAGGCGTCGACACGCCACCGGACACCACGCCGCTGGCCGTGTATCGCGCGGTGCGGGAATATCGCGACCGGTTTCCGCAAAAACCCATCGTGGCGTGGCACGGCGGCTGTGGGCCGATTCCGGTATTGATGGCGGGCGGTGCGCAGGCGCTGATGCGGAATCCATCGGCGGGACAATCGCAGGGCGGAGCGCGCGACGATGCGGCGTTTAATCGCTGGGTGCGCGACGAACTCTCGGCCGTGCTGATGCGGATGGCGCCGCGCGATGGCTGGGTGGCGGAACCGGACACGGCCTGGTGTCTGGCCGACGACCGCGGCGAGAACGTGCTGATTTATTCCTTGGCGGGAGAAAGCATCCGGCTCGATCGCGCGATTGACAAAAGCGACGGTGGTGCGACGCGCGGCGTGTGGTTTGATCCGAAGAACGGCGAGACGAAGCCGGCGAAGATCGGATCGACGGTGGCCGGAGCGGTGATTGTGAAACCGAGTACGGGGGCGTGGGCGCTGAGAGTGTGGGGAATATAG